The Kitasatospora sp. NBC_00374 genome has a segment encoding these proteins:
- a CDS encoding LuxR C-terminal-related transcriptional regulator, with protein MTAATEDIPTRAAEVDARAAELVRQAVLGDLARRVVDECGADVGLVGVPDRPERPGRMTLRYWSGTRADLLHGLDVPIGTGLGGRALAERTPTWVSDYRAATTISHQYDAAVTAEDLYTMLTVPLVHGTVVHGVVYASVRAVVSLGDVRIGSVARLATAATRALAGAAAWCQAPGPAALSVRLTPRELEVIRWAATGRTNPEIAGHLGLTCNTVTGYLKSAMHKLGVRNRVELALAARDVGLVS; from the coding sequence ATGACCGCGGCGACGGAGGACATCCCTACCCGGGCGGCCGAGGTCGACGCCCGGGCCGCCGAGCTGGTCCGGCAGGCCGTCCTCGGTGACCTGGCCCGCCGGGTGGTGGACGAGTGCGGGGCCGACGTCGGCCTGGTCGGCGTCCCGGACCGCCCGGAGCGGCCCGGCCGGATGACCCTGCGGTACTGGTCAGGGACCAGGGCCGACCTGCTGCACGGCCTGGACGTCCCGATCGGCACCGGCCTCGGCGGCCGCGCGCTGGCCGAGCGGACGCCCACCTGGGTGTCCGACTACCGTGCCGCGACCACCATCTCGCACCAGTACGACGCCGCCGTGACCGCCGAGGACCTGTACACCATGCTCACCGTGCCGCTGGTGCACGGCACGGTCGTGCACGGCGTGGTGTACGCCTCGGTGCGCGCGGTGGTCTCGCTCGGCGACGTCCGGATCGGCTCGGTCGCCCGGCTGGCCACCGCCGCGACCCGGGCGCTGGCCGGGGCCGCGGCCTGGTGCCAGGCCCCCGGTCCGGCGGCGCTGTCCGTCCGGCTGACGCCGCGCGAGCTGGAGGTGATCCGGTGGGCGGCGACCGGCCGGACCAACCCGGAGATCGCCGGCCACCTCGGCCTCACCTGCAACACCGTCACCGGCTACCTGAAGAGCGCCATGCACAAGCTCGGCGTCCGCAACCGGGTCGAGCTCGCCCTCGCCGCACGGGACGTCGGCCTGGTCAGTTGA
- a CDS encoding GNAT family N-acetyltransferase: protein MVPGELVQLRPMEPSDAEALWRWNSDPEVMRWMEDGYRQTLATVVKGLAERERNRYQDVLYGVEAKADGRLVGLVRLHGAEPETGIAEIDVYLGEKDHWGRGYATDAMRTMCRYGFEQMRLHRIQLTVVAENHPARHIYQKVGFVEEGRLRQSFRRDGRWHDQLLMGLLEGELR, encoded by the coding sequence GTGGTACCCGGAGAGCTGGTGCAGCTGCGCCCGATGGAGCCGTCGGACGCCGAGGCGCTGTGGCGCTGGAACAGCGATCCGGAGGTGATGCGGTGGATGGAGGACGGCTACCGGCAGACGCTCGCCACCGTCGTGAAGGGCCTGGCGGAGCGCGAGCGCAACAGGTACCAGGACGTGCTGTACGGCGTCGAGGCGAAGGCCGACGGCCGGCTGGTCGGCCTGGTGCGGTTGCACGGCGCCGAGCCGGAGACCGGGATCGCCGAGATCGACGTCTACCTCGGCGAGAAGGACCACTGGGGCCGCGGCTACGCCACCGACGCGATGCGCACGATGTGCCGGTACGGCTTCGAGCAGATGCGCCTGCACCGGATCCAGCTGACCGTCGTCGCCGAGAACCACCCCGCCCGGCACATCTACCAGAAGGTCGGCTTCGTCGAGGAGGGCCGCCTGCGGCAGTCGTTCCGCCGCGACGGCCGGTGGCACGACCAGCTCCTGATGGGGCTGCTCGAAGGTGAGCTTCGCTGA
- a CDS encoding PucR family transcriptional regulator: MIVGDLLELDSLHIGVAWATPELLGRRVTGVTSTDLQDPARYLQPGELVLTGLVWWRPGDTDAAVRFANALRSAEVAALLAGEGTHGTVPEALVSACRTHGIPLLSVPSGTSFRAVTDRIYLRLWGDLQARSQGVAAVPEAVRRELVGLMHSDAPLGELLGHAVTRLGLPDCSILTCGGRLLAATAEGTGSRGSVPIGPPGDSPFDGWLLQPHVEPTPATATVLHGLAELLTPPATRARATAAAQRETAARALHLLGQDGPGLADTLGACGLPDGSPLTPVSVRIEGGSPVWAAAALADALHRLDAPFAVAPYGTDGSAGAVGLVAAPAARVTAALRDAWPVLQTRLTARQLLRAGVGPSAAPDAAALRGALVQAGYALESRVGGTVGSSGELGSLAELLRGIPTEVTAAFHTRLLAPLAEHDRQNGVSLLGTLGTFLDHDGSWSRTAEALHIHVNTVHYRIRRIEELTGRSLARLEDRLDLRAALLCAPPRRG, translated from the coding sequence ATGATCGTCGGGGATCTGCTGGAACTGGACAGCCTGCACATCGGGGTCGCCTGGGCCACCCCGGAACTGCTGGGCCGCCGGGTCACCGGGGTGACGTCCACCGACCTTCAGGACCCTGCCCGCTATCTGCAGCCCGGAGAGCTGGTGCTGACCGGCCTGGTCTGGTGGCGGCCCGGCGACACCGACGCCGCCGTCCGGTTCGCCAACGCGCTGCGCAGCGCGGAGGTCGCCGCGCTGCTGGCCGGCGAGGGCACCCACGGCACCGTCCCCGAAGCCCTGGTGAGCGCCTGCCGCACGCACGGCATACCGCTCCTGTCGGTGCCGTCCGGCACCAGCTTCCGGGCCGTCACCGACCGGATCTACCTGCGCCTGTGGGGCGACCTCCAGGCGAGGTCGCAGGGGGTGGCCGCGGTGCCGGAGGCGGTCCGGCGCGAACTGGTCGGGCTGATGCACTCCGACGCCCCCCTGGGCGAGCTGCTCGGCCACGCGGTGACCAGGCTCGGCCTGCCCGACTGCTCGATCCTCACCTGCGGCGGCCGGCTGCTGGCCGCGACCGCGGAGGGCACCGGCTCCCGCGGCAGCGTCCCGATCGGCCCGCCCGGCGACTCGCCGTTCGACGGCTGGCTGCTCCAGCCGCACGTCGAGCCCACCCCGGCGACGGCCACCGTGCTGCACGGCCTCGCCGAGCTGCTGACCCCGCCGGCCACCCGGGCCCGCGCCACCGCGGCGGCCCAGCGGGAGACCGCCGCCCGGGCGCTGCACCTGCTGGGCCAGGACGGTCCGGGTCTGGCCGACACCCTCGGCGCGTGCGGCCTGCCGGACGGCAGCCCGCTCACCCCCGTCTCGGTCCGGATCGAGGGCGGCTCGCCGGTCTGGGCGGCGGCGGCCCTGGCCGACGCCCTGCACCGGCTGGACGCCCCGTTCGCGGTCGCGCCGTACGGGACCGACGGCAGCGCGGGGGCGGTCGGTCTGGTCGCCGCGCCGGCGGCCCGGGTCACCGCGGCGCTGCGGGACGCCTGGCCCGTCCTGCAGACCAGGCTGACCGCGCGCCAGCTGCTGCGCGCCGGGGTCGGGCCGTCCGCCGCGCCGGACGCCGCCGCGCTGCGCGGGGCGCTGGTCCAGGCCGGGTACGCACTGGAGTCCCGGGTCGGCGGGACGGTCGGCAGCAGCGGCGAACTCGGCTCCCTCGCCGAGCTGTTGCGCGGTATCCCGACCGAGGTCACGGCCGCCTTCCACACCCGGCTGCTGGCCCCGCTGGCCGAGCACGACCGGCAGAACGGCGTCTCGCTGCTCGGCACCCTCGGCACCTTCCTCGACCACGACGGCTCGTGGTCCCGTACCGCCGAGGCCCTGCACATCCACGTCAACACCGTGCACTACCGGATCCGCCGGATCGAGGAGCTGACCGGACGCAGCCTGGCCCGGCTGGAGGACCGGCTGGACCTGCGGGCCGCCCTGCTCTGCGCGCCGCCCCGGCGCGGCTGA
- a CDS encoding leishmanolysin-related zinc metalloendopeptidase, which produces MGKYSTGTYRSYRAVADSTRARQLAGTTAPFSIEVRFLGGLTDSQDDAFAQAADRWVQVIVGDLDTAIVGDDVIDDLLVEAEGVAIDGVGNVLGMAGPTDFRDASAVAGALLPAKGIMRFDSADLAQMETDGTLVDVITHEMGHVLGIGTVWTDFDLLHGAGTSNPTFTGPGASAEFGKLLGAGEAVPVPVANVGGPGSRDSHWRESVFRNELMSPTIAAAGNPLSRLTAASLEDLGYQVDVDAAEPYDLPDLLAAARSGESLFREGLVHGGIVLPVIPSRSPAGRP; this is translated from the coding sequence ATGGGTAAGTACAGTACGGGGACCTACAGGTCCTACCGGGCGGTGGCCGACTCGACCCGCGCCCGCCAACTCGCCGGGACGACCGCGCCGTTCTCGATCGAGGTCCGCTTCCTCGGCGGGCTGACGGACAGTCAGGACGACGCGTTCGCGCAGGCCGCCGACCGCTGGGTCCAGGTCATCGTCGGTGACCTGGACACCGCGATCGTCGGCGACGACGTGATCGACGACCTGCTCGTCGAGGCCGAGGGCGTGGCCATCGACGGCGTCGGCAACGTGCTCGGAATGGCGGGCCCCACCGACTTCCGCGACGCGTCCGCCGTCGCCGGAGCGCTGCTCCCGGCGAAGGGGATCATGAGGTTCGACTCGGCCGACCTGGCGCAGATGGAGACCGACGGAACGCTCGTCGACGTCATCACCCACGAGATGGGGCATGTGCTGGGCATCGGCACCGTCTGGACCGACTTCGACCTCCTCCACGGCGCCGGCACCTCCAACCCCACCTTCACCGGTCCCGGAGCCTCCGCCGAGTTCGGCAAGCTCCTCGGAGCCGGTGAGGCCGTCCCGGTCCCGGTGGCGAACGTCGGCGGCCCCGGATCCCGGGACAGCCACTGGCGTGAGTCGGTCTTCCGCAACGAGCTGATGTCCCCCACCATCGCCGCGGCCGGCAACCCGCTGAGCCGGTTGACCGCGGCGAGCCTGGAGGACCTGGGCTACCAGGTCGACGTCGACGCCGCCGAGCCCTACGACCTCCCCGACCTCCTCGCCGCCGCCAGATCGGGCGAGTCGCTCTTCCGCGAAGGCCTGGTCCACGGTGGCATCGTGCTCCCGGTCATCCCCAGCCGGAGCCCCGCCGGGCGGCCCTGA
- a CDS encoding DUF4267 domain-containing protein yields the protein MRKNRFAAHLATGITLLTGVGIIAIGIRFLLAPEAGAAGFGVTPPTGDALGYLDVKGIRDIVSGLVVLIPLALGLRRALGWTMLAAALTPAADAAVVLTHGGTAAVAFGIHGATAAALLLTSGLLLRETRPGVTEAA from the coding sequence ATGCGCAAGAACCGCTTCGCCGCACACCTCGCCACCGGCATCACCCTGCTCACCGGCGTCGGCATCATCGCGATCGGCATCCGCTTCCTGCTCGCCCCCGAGGCCGGCGCCGCCGGCTTCGGCGTCACCCCGCCCACCGGCGACGCCCTCGGCTACCTCGACGTCAAGGGCATCCGCGACATCGTCTCGGGCCTGGTCGTCCTGATCCCGCTCGCCCTCGGCCTGCGCCGCGCACTCGGCTGGACCATGCTCGCCGCCGCCCTCACCCCGGCCGCCGACGCCGCCGTCGTGCTCACCCACGGCGGCACGGCCGCCGTCGCCTTCGGCATCCACGGTGCGACGGCCGCCGCCCTGCTGCTCACCTCGGGCCTGCTGCTCCGGGAGACCCGCCCGGGTGTCACCGAGGCCGCCTGA
- a CDS encoding trans-aconitate 2-methyltransferase, whose amino-acid sequence MVFGEAVEQYEAARPGYPEALVADVLAFAGPGRPVLEVGAGTGKATTSFAAHGLDLTCLEPDARMADRLAGRFAADPRVSVEVVAFEEWTPARRYGLLFSAQAWHWIDPARSWDLAHAALEPGGSLALFWNAFGVADAALFAALAAVNRRYGTDPSHIPHGAPAESLAGDIEVGGDWPAAQLAGDTRFTDHVNRRYRGRHSYTSAGYLDLLTSISEYRMMPDTARAAALAHVARTIDDHGGTIELAAVTDLFLARTV is encoded by the coding sequence GTGGTGTTCGGGGAAGCGGTGGAGCAGTACGAGGCCGCCCGCCCCGGGTATCCGGAGGCGCTGGTGGCCGACGTGCTGGCGTTCGCCGGCCCCGGCCGGCCGGTGCTGGAGGTCGGCGCGGGCACCGGCAAGGCCACGACGTCCTTCGCCGCCCACGGACTGGACCTCACCTGCCTGGAGCCGGACGCCCGGATGGCCGACCGCCTGGCAGGCCGGTTCGCCGCCGACCCGCGCGTGTCGGTCGAGGTCGTCGCCTTCGAGGAGTGGACGCCCGCACGCCGGTACGGCCTGCTCTTCAGCGCCCAGGCCTGGCACTGGATCGACCCCGCCCGCAGCTGGGACCTCGCGCACGCCGCCCTGGAACCCGGTGGATCTCTCGCGCTGTTCTGGAACGCCTTCGGGGTCGCGGACGCGGCGCTGTTCGCCGCGCTCGCGGCGGTGAACCGGCGGTACGGCACCGACCCCAGCCACATCCCGCACGGCGCGCCGGCCGAGTCCCTGGCGGGCGACATCGAGGTCGGCGGGGACTGGCCGGCCGCACAGCTCGCCGGCGACACCCGCTTCACCGACCACGTCAACCGCCGCTACCGCGGCCGGCACTCCTACACCTCGGCCGGCTACCTCGACCTGCTGACGTCGATCTCCGAGTACCGGATGATGCCCGACACCGCCCGCGCGGCAGCCCTCGCCCACGTCGCGCGGACCATCGACGACCACGGCGGCACCATCGAACTCGCCGCGGTCACCGACCTGTTCCTCGCCCGTACGGTCTGA
- a CDS encoding TetR/AcrR family transcriptional regulator: MPTQQRRERERADRESLIIRVARELAEAEGWDAVTTRRLAERIEYSQPVLYSHFAGKTAIVTAVALEGFAELTAALATARRSTTDPAAALSAVAHAYVGFAQAGPALYEAMFTLATDLPFGPESAPAPLQAAFAELGNVLGPLAAGRDLVLFIEVGWAALHGLVTLARGGRLDPYQQAERVDLLVGQLLAVPPPYRP, encoded by the coding sequence ATGCCGACACAGCAGCGCCGAGAGCGCGAGCGCGCCGACCGCGAGTCGTTGATCATCCGGGTCGCCCGGGAACTGGCCGAGGCCGAGGGCTGGGACGCCGTCACCACCCGCCGCCTCGCCGAGCGGATCGAGTACAGCCAGCCGGTGCTCTACAGCCACTTCGCCGGCAAGACCGCCATCGTCACGGCGGTCGCCCTGGAAGGCTTCGCGGAGCTCACCGCCGCCCTCGCCACCGCCCGCCGGAGCACCACCGACCCCGCCGCCGCCCTCAGCGCGGTCGCCCACGCCTACGTGGGCTTCGCCCAGGCCGGCCCGGCCCTCTACGAGGCGATGTTCACCCTCGCCACCGACCTCCCCTTCGGCCCCGAGAGCGCACCCGCCCCCCTCCAGGCCGCCTTCGCCGAACTGGGCAACGTCCTCGGCCCGTTGGCCGCAGGCCGGGACCTGGTGCTGTTCATCGAGGTCGGCTGGGCCGCCCTGCACGGTCTGGTCACCCTCGCCCGCGGCGGCCGCCTCGACCCGTACCAGCAGGCCGAACGGGTCGACCTGCTGGTCGGTCAACTGCTCGCGGTACCGCCGCCGTACCGGCCGTAG
- a CDS encoding MarR family winged helix-turn-helix transcriptional regulator yields the protein MDEPRWLNEREMAAWRGFVAASNLVARHLERQLKEDAGLSHTQYEILVQLSAAPDGSLRMTDLADRLVTSKSGLTYQITQLEKAGLVFRRSCPSDVRGVFAEITDQGWEALRAAAPGHVAAVREALIDVLTPDQLAALAESLATVSDRLRAADG from the coding sequence ATGGACGAACCCCGATGGCTGAACGAGCGCGAGATGGCCGCCTGGCGGGGATTCGTCGCGGCCAGCAACCTGGTCGCCCGTCACCTGGAGCGCCAGCTCAAGGAGGACGCGGGCCTCTCCCACACCCAGTACGAGATCCTCGTCCAGCTCTCCGCCGCCCCCGACGGCTCGCTGCGGATGACCGACCTCGCGGACCGGCTGGTCACCTCCAAGAGCGGCCTGACCTACCAGATCACCCAGCTGGAGAAGGCCGGCCTGGTCTTCCGCCGGTCCTGCCCGAGCGACGTGCGGGGCGTCTTCGCCGAGATCACCGACCAGGGCTGGGAGGCCCTGCGCGCCGCCGCACCCGGCCATGTCGCCGCCGTCCGCGAGGCCCTGATCGACGTGCTCACCCCCGACCAGCTGGCCGCACTCGCCGAGAGCCTCGCCACGGTGAGCGACCGCCTTCGCGCCGCCGACGGCTGA
- a CDS encoding aspartate/glutamate racemase family protein — MRTIGLLGGMSWESTAEYYRLLNVLTRERLGGLHSAKCVLYSVDFAEIERLQAAGRWEEAGEVLAEAAKSLEAAGAELLLICTNTMHKVADQVAAATAVPLLHLADTTAEAVLTAGLGRVGLLGTAFTMEQDFYRDRLAAHGLEVLVPDAAGRAEVHRVIYEELCVGIVREESRAAYRQVIAGLVAAGAQGVVLGCTEIELLIGPEHSPVPVFATTSLHARAAVEAALRS, encoded by the coding sequence ATGAGGACGATCGGGCTGCTCGGCGGCATGAGCTGGGAATCCACGGCGGAGTACTACCGCCTGCTGAACGTGCTGACGCGGGAGCGCCTCGGCGGCCTGCACTCGGCGAAGTGCGTGCTGTACTCGGTCGACTTCGCCGAGATCGAACGGCTGCAGGCGGCCGGGCGGTGGGAGGAGGCGGGCGAGGTGCTCGCCGAGGCCGCGAAGTCGCTGGAGGCGGCCGGTGCCGAGCTGCTGCTGATCTGCACCAACACCATGCACAAGGTCGCCGACCAGGTCGCGGCGGCCACCGCCGTCCCGCTGCTGCACCTCGCGGACACCACCGCCGAGGCGGTGCTGACGGCCGGGCTGGGCAGGGTCGGGCTGCTGGGCACGGCATTCACCATGGAGCAGGACTTCTACCGGGACCGGCTGGCCGCCCACGGTCTGGAGGTGCTCGTCCCGGACGCGGCGGGCCGGGCCGAGGTGCACCGGGTGATCTACGAGGAGCTGTGCGTGGGCATCGTCCGCGAGGAGTCCCGGGCGGCCTACCGGCAGGTGATCGCCGGTCTGGTCGCGGCCGGCGCGCAGGGCGTCGTCCTGGGCTGCACCGAGATCGAGCTGCTGATCGGCCCCGAGCACAGCCCCGTCCCGGTCTTCGCCACGACCAGCCTGCACGCGCGGGCCGCCGTGGAGGCCGCGCTCAGGAGCTGA
- a CDS encoding Uma2 family endonuclease, translating into MTAEMVAPAWMHTQVTSEQYDAWSEEQCAGIEIVDGMIVVSPSPSKRHNRLARILANALDSAAGPEWNADTDFDVRLQDVPLTNRRADTIDVTPTRPEHVALVVEVVSPGSETTDRIVKVDQYARAGIPFYWRVEQAPTGVPLVYTYLLDPASGTYRDGDVFAGTVKAVAPFAVEVDLGA; encoded by the coding sequence ATGACCGCCGAGATGGTCGCGCCCGCGTGGATGCATACCCAGGTCACTTCGGAGCAGTACGACGCCTGGTCCGAGGAGCAGTGCGCCGGCATCGAGATCGTGGACGGGATGATCGTCGTGAGCCCCAGCCCGTCCAAGCGGCACAACCGCCTGGCCCGAATCCTGGCGAACGCCCTGGACTCCGCCGCCGGCCCGGAGTGGAACGCCGACACCGACTTCGACGTCCGGCTGCAGGACGTGCCGCTCACCAACCGCCGCGCCGACACCATCGACGTCACGCCGACCCGCCCGGAACACGTGGCCCTGGTGGTCGAGGTCGTCTCGCCCGGTTCGGAGACGACCGACCGGATCGTCAAGGTGGACCAGTACGCCAGGGCGGGGATCCCGTTCTACTGGCGGGTCGAGCAGGCTCCCACGGGTGTCCCGCTCGTCTACACCTACCTGCTCGATCCCGCCTCCGGGACGTACCGGGACGGTGACGTGTTCGCCGGGACGGTCAAGGCCGTGGCACCGTTCGCCGTCGAGGTCGACCTGGGCGCTTGA
- a CDS encoding protein phosphatase yields MRTRQRDRDTPPPRAPWNEIRPGLSMGGHYWFDSAGKMRPVVVDDEFDLVVSLFTRPGHGPAPTVGHHIAEIPDGPLTSRQLGRVCELAVVAAEAVRDGRTVLVRCHSGYNRAGLVVAQTLIGLGLDRAAAVELIRRGRSPWALNNQVFVQYLKVGLDIAGLLTGLEEPA; encoded by the coding sequence ATGAGGACACGGCAGCGCGATCGCGACACCCCACCGCCCAGGGCCCCCTGGAACGAGATCCGTCCCGGCCTGTCGATGGGCGGCCACTACTGGTTCGACAGCGCAGGCAAGATGCGGCCGGTCGTGGTGGACGACGAGTTCGACCTGGTGGTGAGTCTGTTCACCCGGCCCGGCCACGGGCCGGCCCCCACGGTCGGGCACCACATCGCGGAGATCCCCGACGGGCCGCTGACCTCACGGCAGTTGGGACGGGTGTGTGAACTGGCGGTGGTCGCCGCGGAGGCCGTCCGGGACGGCCGGACGGTGCTGGTGCGCTGCCACTCCGGCTACAACCGCGCCGGCCTGGTGGTCGCCCAGACCCTGATCGGCCTCGGCCTCGACCGGGCGGCCGCCGTCGAGCTGATCCGGCGCGGCCGCTCGCCCTGGGCGCTCAACAACCAGGTCTTCGTGCAGTACCTGAAGGTCGGCCTGGACATCGCCGGGCTGCTGACCGGCCTGGAGGAGCCGGCCTGA
- a CDS encoding VOC family protein — MIDPSAHIRIARPCGDLAAAERFYVQGLGLDVLWRTTERVSGEHDLLMVGPAGGPWHFELTRDPEHPIEPAPTVDDLFVLYLGAPVDEALVTRLVAAGGTRVPAHNPYWDEHGVTVADPDGYRLVLCSRSWG; from the coding sequence ATGATCGATCCGAGCGCACACATCCGCATCGCCCGCCCCTGCGGCGACCTCGCCGCCGCCGAACGCTTCTACGTGCAGGGCCTCGGCCTGGACGTGCTGTGGCGCACCACCGAGCGGGTGTCCGGCGAGCACGACCTGCTGATGGTCGGCCCGGCCGGCGGCCCGTGGCACTTCGAACTCACCCGCGACCCCGAGCACCCGATCGAGCCCGCACCCACCGTCGACGACCTGTTCGTCCTCTACCTCGGCGCCCCGGTCGACGAGGCCCTGGTCACCCGGCTGGTCGCCGCCGGTGGCACCCGCGTCCCCGCGCACAACCCCTACTGGGACGAGCACGGCGTCACCGTCGCCGACCCGGACGGCTACCGCCTCGTGCTCTGCTCCCGCTCCTGGGGCTGA
- a CDS encoding dioxygenase: MSTAAPERMPALYLSHGAPPLADDPVWPGQLAAWSAGLPRPRAILMVSAHWEEAPLALGATTTVPLVYDFWGFPEHYYRVEYAAPGAPALAESVRALLRAPGTPVQDIPDRGLDHGAYVPLVEMFPEADVPVLQISLPTLDPQRLMKIGRRLAPLRDEGVLIVGSGFFTHNLRALSMEGQVSSVMAEFDDWGRRALAAQDLDALLDFENKAPAGRFAHPRTEHFAPLFVTLGAGEADLGSQRSVIDGFWMGLAKRSIQLG; this comes from the coding sequence ATGAGCACCGCCGCCCCCGAGCGCATGCCCGCGCTCTACCTCTCGCACGGCGCACCGCCGCTCGCCGACGACCCGGTCTGGCCCGGTCAGCTGGCCGCCTGGTCGGCCGGCCTGCCCAGGCCGCGGGCGATCCTGATGGTCTCCGCCCACTGGGAGGAGGCCCCGCTCGCCCTCGGCGCCACCACCACGGTCCCCCTGGTCTACGACTTCTGGGGCTTCCCCGAGCACTACTACCGGGTCGAGTACGCCGCCCCGGGCGCACCCGCGCTCGCCGAGAGCGTCCGCGCACTGCTGCGCGCCCCCGGCACCCCCGTCCAGGACATCCCCGACCGGGGCCTGGACCACGGCGCGTACGTCCCGCTGGTCGAGATGTTCCCCGAGGCCGACGTCCCGGTGCTGCAGATCTCGCTGCCCACCCTGGACCCGCAGCGGCTGATGAAGATCGGCCGCCGGCTCGCGCCGCTGCGCGACGAGGGCGTCCTGATCGTCGGCAGCGGGTTCTTCACCCACAACCTGCGGGCCCTCAGCATGGAGGGGCAGGTCTCCTCGGTGATGGCGGAGTTCGACGACTGGGGGCGCCGGGCGCTCGCCGCACAGGACCTGGACGCGCTGCTCGACTTCGAGAACAAGGCCCCGGCCGGCCGCTTCGCCCACCCGCGCACGGAGCACTTCGCCCCGCTGTTCGTCACCCTCGGCGCGGGCGAGGCCGACCTCGGCAGCCAGCGCAGCGTGATCGACGGCTTCTGGATGGGGCTCGCGAAACGCTCGATCCAGCTCGGCTGA
- a CDS encoding TIGR03084 family metal-binding protein encodes MTQLDALLDDLRAESAELDGLVAGLDAAGLATATPAVGWTIAHQLSHLAWTDRWSLLAATDPEGFGAAVQREFATGFDALEEGAAEGVGEDPAKLLDRWRDGRERLAAALAAVPADVRLPWFGPPMKAPSMATARLMETWAHGQDVADALGVVREPGDRLRNVAHLGVRTMGFALALHGLPADRPIRVELVAPSGEAWSWGPEQAPDRVSGPALDFCLLVTQRRHPDDLALTAVGPTAQAWLPIAQTFAGPPGAGRAPRG; translated from the coding sequence ATGACACAGCTGGATGCCCTGCTGGACGACCTGCGGGCGGAGAGCGCCGAACTGGACGGGCTGGTCGCCGGTCTCGACGCGGCCGGGCTGGCCACCGCGACCCCGGCCGTCGGCTGGACCATCGCCCACCAGCTCTCCCACCTCGCCTGGACGGACCGCTGGTCGCTGCTGGCGGCCACCGACCCGGAGGGGTTCGGGGCGGCCGTGCAGCGGGAGTTCGCCACCGGTTTCGACGCCCTCGAAGAGGGTGCGGCCGAGGGGGTCGGTGAGGACCCGGCAAAGCTGCTGGACCGCTGGCGGGACGGCCGGGAGCGGTTGGCGGCGGCGCTGGCGGCCGTGCCCGCCGACGTCAGGCTGCCGTGGTTCGGGCCGCCGATGAAGGCGCCGTCGATGGCCACGGCCCGGCTGATGGAGACCTGGGCCCACGGCCAGGACGTCGCGGACGCGCTGGGCGTCGTCCGGGAGCCGGGCGACCGGCTGCGGAACGTGGCGCACCTCGGGGTGCGCACCATGGGCTTCGCCCTCGCCCTGCACGGGTTGCCGGCCGACCGGCCGATCCGGGTGGAGCTGGTCGCGCCCTCGGGCGAGGCGTGGTCCTGGGGCCCCGAGCAGGCGCCGGACCGGGTGAGCGGACCGGCCCTGGACTTCTGCCTGCTGGTGACCCAGCGGCGCCACCCCGACGACCTGGCGCTGACCGCCGTCGGCCCGACGGCGCAGGCCTGGCTGCCGATCGCGCAGACCTTCGCGGGCCCGCCCGGAGCGGGGCGCGCTCCGCGCGGGTGA
- a CDS encoding molybdopterin-dependent oxidoreductase → MRTPARAPEAPAVAPEAPAVRLHGSLDEPLRLTVAELRELPAHRVEAGFDCLGSGLRRHGFEGPMLWDVLRAARPRIDFTGRKQRLTFLLTVTGADGHRAVFSWAEIDPDFGGRQILLATSIDGAPLDAAGPQLVVPSDHCGARYISGITEIWVGEIRVGPVGAAGAR, encoded by the coding sequence ATGCGTACTCCTGCCAGAGCCCCGGAAGCCCCCGCCGTCGCTCCTGAAGCCCCCGCCGTCCGACTGCACGGGAGCCTGGACGAGCCGCTCCGCCTCACCGTGGCGGAGCTGCGCGAGCTGCCCGCCCACCGCGTCGAGGCCGGCTTCGACTGCCTCGGCAGCGGCCTGCGGCGCCACGGCTTCGAGGGGCCCATGCTCTGGGACGTGCTGCGGGCCGCCCGCCCGCGGATCGACTTCACCGGCCGCAAGCAGCGGCTCACCTTCCTGCTCACCGTCACCGGCGCGGACGGCCACCGGGCCGTGTTCTCCTGGGCCGAGATCGATCCGGACTTCGGCGGCCGGCAGATCCTGCTCGCCACCAGCATCGACGGCGCCCCGCTGGACGCGGCCGGCCCGCAGCTCGTCGTGCCGTCCGACCACTGCGGCGCGCGCTACATCAGTGGCATCACCGAGATCTGGGTCGGCGAAATCCGGGTCGGCCCGGTGGGCGCGGCCGGCGCCCGGTGA